A genomic region of Blattabacterium cuenoti contains the following coding sequences:
- the mnmE gene encoding tRNA uridine-5-carboxymethylaminomethyl(34) synthesis GTPase MnmE, producing MFDEDTIVALATPVGTSAISVIRISGNNSISTVEKIFVSVIFGKKLENQSTHTIHLGSIMDENVLLDQVLVSIFRSPSSYTGENMIEISCHGSYYIQQKILQLLIRKGLRLARPGEFTFRAFLNNKIDLSQAEAIADLILSENKAYHEISLQQIKGSLTHTIKDLRKKLLDFASLLELELDFSEEDVIFAKRSELFSFLKDLEKTLRDLIESFSLGNAIKKGIYVAIIGEPNVGKSTLFNYVIKENRSIISHIEGTTRDSVEGDFFLNGIHFHFLDTAGIREAKDPIEMMGVQKTMEKIQESEVLLYLFEASINEKKKQKKILHEIQLLHKKYPLKKILAIASKSDVSSFNDLYNIKSKVTHFFEISAKNHHGIKRMLSTLSNLFIKQLQEKNIIVIQNRHYEALKKSLEEVLLAHEALNKRISEDLVSIHIKEALRYLGEITGEVTNEDILKNIFSKFCIGK from the coding sequence ATGTTCGATGAAGATACCATTGTTGCTTTGGCTACTCCTGTGGGGACCAGTGCTATCTCTGTTATTCGTATTTCTGGAAATAATTCCATATCCACTGTTGAAAAAATTTTTGTTTCTGTTATATTTGGAAAAAAATTAGAAAATCAATCCACACATACTATTCATCTAGGATCTATTATGGATGAAAATGTTTTATTGGATCAAGTGCTAGTATCTATATTTAGATCTCCTTCTTCTTATACAGGAGAAAATATGATAGAGATATCTTGTCATGGATCTTATTATATTCAACAAAAAATATTGCAATTGCTGATCAGAAAAGGATTACGTTTAGCTCGTCCTGGAGAATTTACATTTCGTGCTTTTTTAAATAATAAAATAGATCTATCACAAGCTGAAGCGATAGCAGATCTGATTTTATCGGAAAATAAAGCTTATCATGAAATATCTTTGCAACAAATAAAAGGATCCTTGACTCATACCATTAAAGATTTACGAAAAAAATTATTGGATTTTGCATCTCTCCTAGAATTGGAATTGGATTTTTCCGAAGAAGATGTGATCTTTGCTAAAAGATCAGAACTTTTTTCTTTTTTAAAGGATTTAGAAAAAACATTAAGAGATTTAATTGAATCTTTTTCACTAGGAAATGCGATAAAAAAAGGAATCTATGTCGCCATTATTGGAGAACCAAATGTCGGAAAATCGACGTTATTTAATTACGTGATTAAGGAAAACCGTTCTATCATATCTCATATAGAAGGAACTACTAGAGATAGTGTAGAAGGAGATTTTTTTTTGAATGGGATACATTTTCATTTTTTGGATACTGCAGGAATTAGAGAAGCCAAAGATCCAATAGAAATGATGGGAGTTCAAAAGACGATGGAAAAGATACAAGAATCTGAAGTTCTCTTATATCTTTTTGAAGCATCTATCAACGAGAAAAAAAAACAGAAAAAAATTCTTCATGAAATTCAACTTCTTCATAAGAAATATCCACTGAAAAAAATTTTAGCTATTGCTAGTAAATCAGATGTATCCTCTTTTAATGACTTATACAATATAAAGTCAAAGGTGACTCATTTTTTTGAAATTTCCGCAAAAAATCATCACGGAATAAAAAGAATGCTTTCTACTTTAAGTAATTTATTCATAAAACAACTACAAGAAAAAAATATTATTGTGATACAAAACAGACATTATGAAGCTTTGAAAAAATCTTTAGAAGAGGTTTTGCTAGCTCATGAAGCTTTAAATAAAAGGATTTCAGAAGATTTAGTTTCTATACATATTAAAGAAGCTTTACGGTATTTAGGAGAGATTACAGGAGAAGTAACAAATGAGGATATCCTCAAAAACATATTCTCCAAATTTTGTATTGGAAAATAA